The region GGCAAGGGAAAGACGATTGAGCTGCATTCGCAGGAAGAGCGGCGGCGGGAGATTCTGGCCGAGATGGCCACAGAAGAATTCCGAACGCTGTACGTGAAGCGGGCCAAGGTGGAGCGAAAAGTGGCGCACCTGATTCGCAAAGGAATGCGTCAAGCCAGATATATAGGCAGAACCAAAACGCTCCTTCAGGTCGCGTTTACCGCAGCAGTGGTGAATATCAAACGGCTCTATACACTTACCCGGGACCAAGTCTGCCCATCGGTCGGGCTCCCAGCGGTCCTGGTGGGTCAGTAAGGGCCATAGGGGATAGAATCAAACGTTATTCTTTCCGGCATATCCCTAAATTGAGGTGACGGGCCGCCTTTTTAACCATGATGGGTACTCAATGGCCACAGTATACAGGGGTTTCGAAACACTCTCCTAGGAGGGCGGTGAAGATTTCGGCGGTTATGTAATGGTACTCGTCCGGGTACCAGGTTGAGGTCAGGGTTGTTAGCCTGTCGGAGGCCAGCAGCAGTTCGCGCAGGGCGGGATCGCTGTCGACGGGGGGAGGGCAGGGAGGACGGACTTTAGTGCCCATTTCGCATCCCAATGGCGAACAGCAGGCCGCAGAATACCACGTACCAATACATCATAACCACCAACTCCTTCCGGCTTGTGTATTTATATTATCATTAATTTACAAAAATTACCATATATTCCAAATAAAAGTTTTTGTATAAGGGATTTAAGGGGAAGACAAACCCCCTTTGCCATTGGCAAAGGGGGTGACGGCGTGTCGGTCGATTATTTATTTTCCAGGCTGCGCCACAGGTACCAACTGGCGATCGAACGCCATGGCCGCCAGGGGGCGGCGATGTTTTCCATGAGTTTGGCGCCGGGCAGGGCGTCGAGGGCGTAGGAGAGCATGAACGCTTTACGTACGCCGTAGTCGCCAACGGGGAGGACATCGGGGCGATTGAGCGCGAAGATGAGGAACATGTGGGCGGTCCAGACGCCGATTCCTTTGACGCTTATTAGCTGGTCGATTATTTCCCCGTCGGGCATGGCGGCGAAGGCGGCGGGGGTGATGGCGTCGCGGCGGAAGCGGTCGGCCAGGTCGAGCATGTATTCGGCTTTGCGGCCGGAGAGGCCGAGTTCGCGCAGTTTTTCCGGCGGTGTGGCGGCAAGCTTGTCAGGTGTCGGCTCGCCGCCGTAGTAGGCTGTAAACCGGTCGTGGATGGCGTCGGCGGCTTTTACGGCGAGCTGTTGCGATACTATGGATTCGCAAAGGACGGCGAAGTAATCTTTTTTGGGGCGCAGGGCGCAGGGGCCGTAAGAGGAGATTATGGCGGCCAGGACGGGATCGCGCGCGGCCAGGTGGGTTTCGGCTTCGTGCCAGGGAGAGTGTTTTGTGGTCATGGTATACCTCACTTTTTGCTTATCCACCTCTTATTATATACCAGTTATATACCAGACGGCCAGCCGGTCAAAGCGGCGGCGCAAGTTATTGTAAACATGACCTTGCCGGCGGATGGTGGAGACAGAGGGCGCTATTTCCGCTTTTTCGGCCGCCAGATGTCTTGAAAAGTGGCCGAAAGCATGGTAATATAAGATCTCGCAAGGCCCCGTGGTGTAGTGGTCTAACATGCCGCCCTGTCACGGCGGAGATCGACGGTTCAAATCCGTTCGGGGTCGCCATTTGCGGAAGTAGCTCAGTGGTAGAGCATCGCCTTGCCAAGGCGAGGGTCGCGAGTTCGAATCTCGTTTTCCGCTCCATTCATAGGGGTATAGCTCAATTGGTAGAGTAGCGGTCTCCAAAACCGTTGGTTGTGGGTTCAAGTCCTACTGCCCCTGCCATGCCAGAAAGACACGGAAAAGGCCCTCTGTTTATACAGAGGGCCTTTTCCGTGTTGTAGCTTACGTAGTGGCTACGACCTTTTTTGACGCACATGGAAGGCGCAGATGTTCGGCATAAATTTTTTTTATCGGCAAAAGCTAATGGGAACTGAGCTTGGAGGTATTAATATGGACGCTTTTTATCATTTAGTCAACGCCACGGTTATTTCGGCAAGCATTTCCTATTATCATTGGGTTACCAAGGAGTTGTTTTCTCCTGGCTGGCTGATCATCACTATCGTTCTTGCGATAGTTTGCGTATTGTCGATTGTATTGATTGATAAGAGCAGATTGAGGGAGATTATTTTGTTCGGTTTTCTGTTGGCATTCTTGTTCGGGTATACCGACGTAATTGCAACAGAATATGGATTATGGGAATATAAAACCCGTGTTATTCCGGTGAAGTCGAGTGTTTTTCCTTTCTCGTACACTATGAACCCGATATTCCACGTTTTCGCTTATCAATACAGTGGCGACTGGCGGAGCTTTGCGGCTTTAAACACTATCGTAGCGGCTCTTTTTGCTTTCGTCGCGCATCCCCTTTTTGTTTGGGCGGATGCACTATGGCTTGGCAACTGGAACTATATCAATTCGTTTATCTATCTTGCAGCCGTACCTTTGGGTGTCAGGGCTTTTGTTATTTGGCTTGCCGATGTCGAAGCTAAACACGCAGCGGGAAGTGGCCGGACTTCTTTGTTTACTGCGCTCAACCCGGCAATGAAGTTGCTTGGCGACGAAAATGACAGGGAGAAATAACAGTATTTCGCTGTGGAGTGAACACGGTTTATAGGATTTTTTTCTGCCATAGATAGGCGAGAAAGGCGTAGATTGTAAATGCCGCCACATATGTCAAAGGGAGGTTCCAGTTTTTATATACCAAAAGGTGCGAGTAGTTTAAGGCCGCCCATTCCCAGGAGATGGTCAACCCCGATACGATGGCTATTACGACGGTATTGTAAAGAACGGACGGTTTAAGGAGGTATACAAGCATTATCGTCTTGGGAGGCATGCCAAGAAGGTCGTAAAGAAGTTCTGTCGCAGGCTTGCCGATCGTTGGCGAGGTAAAATCCCACGCTCCGAAGTGGAGGCCCAGCAGGTTGCCCGTAAAGGAAAGCCAAGAGCTGAAAATAAACAGATTTAGAAGCCGTCGCGCAGGCAAAGGTTTTCGCCAATAAAAAAATGCCGCAATGAGGGGGTGGATGAGCATATTGGCGGAGATGAGAACAATATCCATATTCATGCGGCAGTCCCCCGTAATGCCGGCAATTCGCCGCGATAGAGGTCGCTCTATATTATAGCCCAAACCCGGAGCAGTATCCCCTACGGCCGCACCCGGTCGGTCATCTGGCGGAACTTTCTGGGAAGAAGCAGGATTATTTTGTCTGTAAAGGGAATATGTGGGTGTTGGCTTTTGTTTTATTTTAAGGAGGTTGTCCGTGTGAAGAAGGTATTGGCGCTTTTGTTTGTCCTGTTGATCGGCTTTAATTCAACAGCTTTGGCGAAGCTCGGCGATTTTATCAGAGAGAACATTCATACCCCGATGTCGGTGGTCGTGTTCATGGATAAGAAGATTATTGCCGATGGCAGGGCTGTTACCGAAATGAGGGACGTGCTGAGAGAAAAGTTCCGGTATGCGAAAAGTATTGTAATATACGGGGACGACCAGGCAAAATCGCCGGAGTTCCTTGAGTTCAGCGACAAGATCAAGACGGACCCCGCAAACGAAAAGGAAATAAAATCGATAGATATCGGCGAGTTGGCCAAGTACGGGCGGGCGATAAATACTGATTATATGATTCTGGTAACGGTAGCCGACTGCAATGTGTACTGGAATTACTGGTCTGGGATCAGGGTGGACACGAGAGCGAGCGTTGCCGTTGTCGATGTGAATACGCAGCAATATATGACGTATATGAATTATTACAAGGAAGGCAGCGACGCGTTCTCAGCCGACGGCGCCAAAGCTCTGATCAAGAAGGTGGCTGCAGAGTTCAACTGGTCGCCTCCGGCCGAGAATCAGAACGCTGATAAAGAGGCAAAAGTTTTCGGGGAAAAGAAGCCTGCCGTGGTCGTGTTTTTGCCGGATGTCGTGCTTGAAAAGCCTGAGCTTGTGGAAAAGGTGAGGAAGGGTATCGCGGCAAAATTTCAGGCGAGCGATGTGCCGATCCATATCGACGACAGGAAGAAAGGCCCCGAGTTTCTGGAGTTCATCGGTAAGGTCGGAACTGACAGCGCGAAGCAGAAGACCTTTATCCTGAAAAAGGAGCGGCTGGTCGAGTATGGCAAGGTAGTGAACGCGAATCCGGTTACGGCGATCGTAATAAGCAATGTCGGCCCTGGTGACGACGATTTCAATTATCGTTTGAAGGAAGATATTTATGTCGTCGATACCGAGAGCGGCAAGTATCTTTCCAATGTCGTTTTTGATACGGTGGAGAAAAAGAAACGCCAGGAGGGAATAGAATTTCTGATGAATAAGCTGCAAGCCGAGTTTAGGCTGCCGTAACGGTTGCCGGCGGTGTGCTGAATGTGTTTTTTGCGAAGCTCTCTGGTCAATGAACTGAACCCGAAAAAACGGACATTGAGCAAAAAAGCCTCCTGTTGTAGGATAACTACGATAGGAGGTTTTGTATGTCACGGAAATGGACAGATATGCAATCGGCTGAGCGGATTATCCTGCAAATGCGACAAGATGGAAGAACCAGGCGGGAGATAGCAGATGCCTTGGGTCTTGAAAAAGTACAAATCAAGAACTGGATTAACCGGTACAATCGGAGACAGACCACCCTTCCGGCATCCCCCAAGAAGAAAGGCCGCCCCAGAAAAAGCCCGATAACTGCACACCACGCGATGGAGCTGCGGATACGGGAACTTGAAAGAGAAGTGGAACTATACCGGTCTTTTCTTCACGCTGCTGGAAGGATGTGAGAGCACAGGTTAAGTACATAGCCATAGCGCAAAATGCCGGCAAGCATCCGGTTGCGGTCATGTGTAATTTCTTTGAGGTATCAAGAAGCGGCTACTACGCGTATCTCAAACGGAAAGACCGGTCATCCGCCGAGGAGAAGTTGGCCGCCTTGATTCAAAAATGCCAGCGGCAGACTAATGGAACTTACGGTTATAGGCGTGTGGGGATATGGCTTGAGAGGCGAGGCATTAAGAAAAACCATAAGGCGGTGCTGCGCATCATGAACAAGTACGGGTTGCTGGCGCAAATCCGGCGCAGAAAAAAGTACCGGCAGATGAGCGGTCAACTGCACCGGTATCCGAATATCCTCGGCCGCGATTTCACAGCCATCAAACCTAATCAGAAATGGGTAACGGATGTTTCCTATATCCAGACGCCGCAGGGAACCTTGTATCTATCCATGATTCGCGACCTGTTTGACAACAGTATTGTCGCCTACCAGACTGGAACCGAGCAGTCGGTCAACCTGGTTCTGCGAACCGTTCGGCAAGCCAAGGCAAAAGAAGCGGTCACTGCAGAGTTGCACCTCCACAGTGACCAGGGGTTTCAATACACTTCCCAGGCATATTTCACCCTAACTCAAAATTACGGCATTACTCCGTCCATGTCAAGGCGGGGAAACTGCTATGACAACGCGCCGGCAGAAAACTTCTTCAGCATCCTTAAGACCGAGTGTATCCGGCGGCATAAGCCAAAGACGGTCGATCAGGCGCGTCAGCTTATTGATAACTACATTTTTTTCTACAACCACGAGCGTATTCAACTCAAAACAAAACTGACGCCGCTCGAAAAACGACGCCAGTTTGCGTAATCTCATCTAATCCTACGATAGGGCTTTTTATCTGTGTCCATTGGCCGGGGTTCAGTGCACAATGCAGAGGGCTTTTCGTTTTGTTATGGAGGCGTTGGCCGCTACGAGAAAAGGAAGAGTTGGGATGTTTTGGGGGAGGAAGGGAATAATAATATTATCTGTTGTAAATATATGTAAATTATGATACAATTTGGAAAAAGACAGCAAGGAATGAGTGCGGGATGCTTGATTATTTATATGCGGAGCTGTTGAGGTGGTGGACGGGGCTGTCCTTGAAGGCGACCGGCGAGGCGCTGCTTTATGCGATTGTCGCCGCGGCGCTCGTGGCGGGAGGGTATGCCTGGTTTGTTTCGCGTCGCAGGCATGGCCGCGTTAACCAGATGAGGGTTGCGCCGTTTCGTTATTTTCGGCTGCGCGCACGCGAGCGCAGGCATTGAGACGAGGGGGATCGCTGTGACGGATGCCGAGTTTCTCAGGGTGTTTTCGGCCGGGGTGGGAACAGGCTTTCTTCTGGGGATTGTCGTGGCGGGTTATGTCGCTCTGGGTTATCGGGAAAGGCGGCCCGGGGCGGCTGATAACACGATGAGGCGCCTTTACGGCGCCTGGCGCAGAAAGCGCCGTTTGACTTAGCAGGCCGTGAGGGCCTGCTAAGTTTTTCTCTAAGCCGCGAGGGAGAGCGAGGTTCTACGCCCCATACAGTTTGTAGCATGCTTTGCAGACGGGCGGCGCCTCGGGGATGGGGCGGTCAAGGCTAAAGCCGGCCCGCCGCTCGAAGCAGTCGAATATTTCTTGCGCCTGCCGGTTGGCGAGAATTTCCGGCAGCGGGGTATCGGCGGCGTTGCCTAGGGTGAGGGGACTATAGCCGCAGGGCGCTCCCCGGAACCAGAGGCTGCTGACGATATCCTGCGGCAGCGCCATCTGATGGCACGGTACGACCGTTCCGTCCGCTTTTACGAACAGCGTGGTGTGGAGCGGGTTGGCTTCGCAAACCAATATTTCGCCGCCGAGTGTGGGCGGCTCGGCCCGGAAGAAGATGCCGGCGGAGGCGGCCTGGCGGGCGGCATCAGCGACGAGGGCCTCGTCGTCCTGGCGGGGGCTGAGGAATACGGCGTCGTTTTCCAGGGCCGGCGCGGGGATGCAGTCGAGGTGGTTGGCGGTGAACTGGCCGGCGCCGAGGGTGGCGGCCAGGCGGACGGCTTCAGGCAGCTCCGCGAGGTTGCCCCGGATCATGGTGTACGATACGCCGATGGTCGGATTGCTTCGCCCCCCGGCCGCCTTGCGGGCGGCAAGGGCGGCGACGCTGCCGGCCAGGGCCGTAAAATCCGCCCCTGCGCGGTAGTGCTCGTGGGTGGCGGCGGTGGCGCCGGTGAAGGTGAAGCAGACCAGGTCAACGTCGAGCTCGCAGGCCAGCTCGATTTCACGGGGACCGAAGAGCAGGGCGTTGGTTATGAAGCCTACCTGGCGGCCGGCTTTTTTAGCCAGGGCTACCATGTCCCAGAAGCGCGGGTTGGTGAGGGGTTCGCCCCAGCCTTGAAGGAAGATCATTGCGAACAGGTCGAAATGGGGCGCGAGGCATCGCTCGTATAGATCCCACGACATGATCTCGCTTCGCCAGCCGTTAGCCATGACGGTGCGCGGGCAATAGCGGCACGAAAGCTGGCAGGCTGTCGAGACTTCGACCTGCAGACAGGCGATCCGGCGGTGTTTTGGCTGCAGCGCTTCGCCGAGCCAACCGCTGATCCGCTTCAGCATTGCCTGATATCTCCTTTCGGCAAGTCTCAGGGGGCCGCAAAGCGGGTGGCGATAGCCTTGCAGAGGTTGTCGCAGAGGTCGGGGGTAGGGGTGGTTTTGCCTTTTTCGAGACCCATCTGGGTAAGGATGACCGCCTCGGGGGTTAGGCCGATATTTTCGATCATTTTGCGGGCGCAGGCTGTTTCGCAGCCGTCGATGGTGATGACTGTGCCGGCGGCTTTGGCGGCGTCGATGAAGGGCTGGAGACCGGCACCGATGCCGGCCAGGCAGCTGGCTTTCGGGGTTGCGAAGCCGTCCTGGCGGAGTTTGCGGCTGATGCTGTCAGCGACGGCACCGACGTCGGCGCAGCCGGCGCAGGCGTAAGCAATCCGGGTCGAGCTCGCGGGGGCCTGGCATGAACACGTTGACATGGATAATTCCTCCCTGGTGATTTACTTTTTTGGTAACGGCGGGTATAATAACCATATAAATTATATTATCAATAGTTTTAAAAAACAACTATTTATTTTATCAACTGAGGTGTTTGTTTATATGGAGGACAGGGTTGCCGCCCTGCGGGACGCAGTGAAGGATTTTATCCGCAATGTGGGCCTGCTGGAGGGGAAGAAGTCGTTTTGCGCCGACTGCTCCTACGCCCAGTGCCACGCCGTGGTTGAGGTGGGAGCGCGGCCGGGAATTTCCCTCGGCGAGCTTGCCGGCAGGGTGAGGATGGATAAGAGCGCTCTCAGCAGGGTCGTGGACGATCTTGTTCGCAAGGGGTATATCACGAGGGAGCAGGATCCGGGAGACCGCCGGTATGTCAGTCTGACGCTTACGGCGGACGGGGAAGGGCTGCGCGATGAGATCGACGAGCGGTCGGGCCGTGTTTTCGCGGAGGTGCTGGCGGCAATTCCTGAAACAAAGCGCGCAGCGGTTGTCGAAGGGATGGGGCTGCTGGCGACGGCGTTCAAGAATGTACTGCCGGCGCTGAGTCAGGCGGGGAGCCGGCAGGATGTCCCCGGGGTTTCAAAACGGCGGGAAAATAGGTAGAATGTAGATGGGAAGTTTGGACGCCAGGAGGGTATTATGGACGATATCGATGTTAAGATCGTGGATATGCTGCAGCAGAATGCCCGTATCTCCAACGCCGAGATTTCCCGGAGGGTGAATATGGCGCCATCCGCTGTCCTGGAGCGGATAAAGAAGCTGGAGGAGCGCCGGGTTATCAGGGAGTACGGCGCGAGGCTCGATCCGGCTGCCGTCGGGCTTGGTCTGCTGGCGTTCGTGGCGGTGAAGGCCGATTATTGCGAGGACGACGATACGGGGCGGATGCTGGCCGCGATTCCCGGGGTGCTGGAGGTGCACAACGTGGCTGGCGACGACTGTTATCTGGTGAAGGTGCGGACAAGGGACACGGAGCATTTGGGGCGCCTTTTGCGGGAGCAGTTCCGCAATATCCCGGCGATCCGTTCGACGAAGACGACGATCGTGCTGGCGTCGGTGAAGGAGACGAACAGTCTGCCGTTGCCGGAATAAGGCGGCGAATGAAGACTTCAGCAGCAGCGCCAAAGTGGCCTGCTGCAGTTTGTTTTTAAAATCCGGTTAAAAAGAGAATTTTGTTCTTTACTATGATGATATTACAGAATATAATGCATGTAAAAGACGGAAACGGGGAAATGAGATGAACTTGTCGGCGGCGGATAGGAAGGCGGTCGCGGTTGTGGCTGCTTTATTAGCGGTTTATTTCTGCTGGGGAGGCACGTATCTGGCGATCAGGTTTGCGGTTGAGACCCTTCCGCCGTTTCTGATGGCGGGGATGCGGTTCGTGCTGGCAGGCGGGTTTATGTATGCACTGTCCCGCTGGCGGGGTACTCCCGCACCGACGGGCGGCGACTGGCTGCGGGCCGCCGGGGTGGGGATTCTTTTGCTGGCGGGGGGCAACGGAGGCGTGGTATGGGCTTCGCGGATGGTGCCGTCAAGCCTTACGGCTTTGCTGGTGGCGACGGCGCCGCTGTGGATGGTGACGCTCAACTGGCTGTGGCTGAAGGATGTGCGGCCGAGCCCGACGATATGGGCCGGGGTGGCGCTGGGATTGGTGGGCAT is a window of Selenomonadales bacterium 4137-cl DNA encoding:
- a CDS encoding DNA-3-methyladenine glycosylase: MTTKHSPWHEAETHLAARDPVLAAIISSYGPCALRPKKDYFAVLCESIVSQQLAVKAADAIHDRFTAYYGGEPTPDKLAATPPEKLRELGLSGRKAEYMLDLADRFRRDAITPAAFAAMPDGEIIDQLISVKGIGVWTAHMFLIFALNRPDVLPVGDYGVRKAFMLSYALDALPGAKLMENIAAPWRPWRSIASWYLWRSLENK
- a CDS encoding CBO0543 family protein; the encoded protein is MDAFYHLVNATVISASISYYHWVTKELFSPGWLIITIVLAIVCVLSIVLIDKSRLREIILFGFLLAFLFGYTDVIATEYGLWEYKTRVIPVKSSVFPFSYTMNPIFHVFAYQYSGDWRSFAALNTIVAALFAFVAHPLFVWADALWLGNWNYINSFIYLAAVPLGVRAFVIWLADVEAKHAAGSGRTSLFTALNPAMKLLGDENDREK
- a CDS encoding CBO0543 family protein, encoding MNMDIVLISANMLIHPLIAAFFYWRKPLPARRLLNLFIFSSWLSFTGNLLGLHFGAWDFTSPTIGKPATELLYDLLGMPPKTIMLVYLLKPSVLYNTVVIAIVSGLTISWEWAALNYSHLLVYKNWNLPLTYVAAFTIYAFLAYLWQKKIL
- a CDS encoding IS3 family transposase yields the protein MRAQVKYIAIAQNAGKHPVAVMCNFFEVSRSGYYAYLKRKDRSSAEEKLAALIQKCQRQTNGTYGYRRVGIWLERRGIKKNHKAVLRIMNKYGLLAQIRRRKKYRQMSGQLHRYPNILGRDFTAIKPNQKWVTDVSYIQTPQGTLYLSMIRDLFDNSIVAYQTGTEQSVNLVLRTVRQAKAKEAVTAELHLHSDQGFQYTSQAYFTLTQNYGITPSMSRRGNCYDNAPAENFFSILKTECIRRHKPKTVDQARQLIDNYIFFYNHERIQLKTKLTPLEKRRQFA
- a CDS encoding radical SAM protein, translating into MLKRISGWLGEALQPKHRRIACLQVEVSTACQLSCRYCPRTVMANGWRSEIMSWDLYERCLAPHFDLFAMIFLQGWGEPLTNPRFWDMVALAKKAGRQVGFITNALLFGPREIELACELDVDLVCFTFTGATAATHEHYRAGADFTALAGSVAALAARKAAGGRSNPTIGVSYTMIRGNLAELPEAVRLAATLGAGQFTANHLDCIPAPALENDAVFLSPRQDDEALVADAARQAASAGIFFRAEPPTLGGEILVCEANPLHTTLFVKADGTVVPCHQMALPQDIVSSLWFRGAPCGYSPLTLGNAADTPLPEILANRQAQEIFDCFERRAGFSLDRPIPEAPPVCKACYKLYGA
- a CDS encoding putative zinc-binding protein: MSTCSCQAPASSTRIAYACAGCADVGAVADSISRKLRQDGFATPKASCLAGIGAGLQPFIDAAKAAGTVITIDGCETACARKMIENIGLTPEAVILTQMGLEKGKTTPTPDLCDNLCKAIATRFAAP
- a CDS encoding MarR family transcriptional regulator, which codes for MEDRVAALRDAVKDFIRNVGLLEGKKSFCADCSYAQCHAVVEVGARPGISLGELAGRVRMDKSALSRVVDDLVRKGYITREQDPGDRRYVSLTLTADGEGLRDEIDERSGRVFAEVLAAIPETKRAAVVEGMGLLATAFKNVLPALSQAGSRQDVPGVSKRRENR
- a CDS encoding Lrp/AsnC family transcriptional regulator: MDDIDVKIVDMLQQNARISNAEISRRVNMAPSAVLERIKKLEERRVIREYGARLDPAAVGLGLLAFVAVKADYCEDDDTGRMLAAIPGVLEVHNVAGDDCYLVKVRTRDTEHLGRLLREQFRNIPAIRSTKTTIVLASVKETNSLPLPE